A stretch of Bradyrhizobium sp. AZCC 2262 DNA encodes these proteins:
- a CDS encoding 5-carboxymethyl-2-hydroxymuconate Delta-isomerase, giving the protein MPHFTIEYSGNLDGRVDMGAVVELVRKAAVETGIFPLGGIRVRAVRCEHYAIADGRQNYSFLDMVLRLGEGRDLATRKKAGEHIFKALSAYLDPVFANQKFALSFDMQINDKETSWKRNNIHEALKVEATHG; this is encoded by the coding sequence ATGCCGCACTTCACGATTGAATATTCAGGCAATCTCGATGGACGCGTCGACATGGGCGCGGTCGTCGAGCTGGTTCGGAAAGCCGCGGTCGAGACCGGCATCTTCCCGCTCGGAGGTATTCGTGTCCGCGCCGTCAGATGCGAGCACTATGCGATCGCCGACGGCCGCCAGAACTACAGCTTTCTCGACATGGTGCTGCGGCTCGGCGAAGGCCGCGACCTCGCCACCCGGAAGAAGGCGGGCGAACATATATTCAAGGCCTTGTCGGCCTATCTCGATCCGGTATTTGCGAACCAAAAGTTCGCGCTGTCGTTCGACATGCAGATCAACGACAAGGAAACCAGCTGGAAACGCAACAACATCCACGAAGCTCTGAAGGTGGAGGCTACCCATGGATAA
- the hpaE gene encoding 5-carboxymethyl-2-hydroxymuconate semialdehyde dehydrogenase, translated as MDKATPKDVFQANRDRAAPLLAKLKAEGIGHMIDGKTVPSISGQTFETKSPVDGEVLASVARGHAEDIDRAATAAATAFKSWRDMPAAARKKLLHRVADAIEDNADDIAVLECVDTGQAHRFMAKAAIRAAENFRFFADKCAEARDGLNTPSEEHWNISTRVPIGPVGVITPWNTPFMLSTWKIAPALAAGCTVVHKPAEWSPVTADLLAKLAKQAGLPDGVLNTVHGMGEEAGKALTEHPAIKAIGFVGESATGSAIMAQGAPTLKRVHFELGGKNPVIVFDDADLDRALDAVVFMIYSLNGERCTSSSRLLVQQGIADKFIEKLTARVKALKVGHPLDPATEIGPLIHERHLAKVCSYFDVAKKDGATIAVGGKPHDGPGGGHYVQPTLVTSAHSKMRVAQEEVFGPFLTVIPFKDEKDAIEIANGVQYGLTGYVWTGDMGRALRVADALEAGMIWLNSENVRHLPTPFGGMKSSGIGRDGGDYSFDFYMETKHVSLARGTHKIQKLGI; from the coding sequence ATGGATAAGGCGACACCGAAGGACGTCTTTCAGGCCAACCGCGACCGCGCAGCTCCCCTGCTCGCCAAACTGAAAGCCGAAGGCATCGGCCACATGATCGACGGCAAGACCGTACCGTCGATCTCCGGCCAGACCTTTGAAACCAAGTCCCCGGTGGACGGCGAAGTGTTGGCATCCGTCGCCCGCGGTCATGCCGAGGACATCGACCGCGCCGCAACCGCAGCGGCGACGGCGTTCAAATCCTGGCGCGACATGCCGGCGGCGGCGCGGAAGAAATTGCTGCATCGTGTCGCCGACGCGATCGAGGACAACGCCGACGACATCGCCGTGCTGGAATGCGTCGACACCGGCCAGGCGCATCGATTCATGGCCAAGGCCGCGATCCGGGCCGCCGAGAATTTCCGCTTCTTTGCCGACAAATGCGCGGAGGCAAGAGACGGCCTCAACACGCCCAGCGAGGAGCACTGGAACATCTCGACCCGGGTGCCGATCGGCCCGGTCGGCGTGATCACGCCGTGGAACACGCCCTTTATGCTGTCGACCTGGAAGATTGCCCCGGCGCTGGCCGCGGGCTGCACCGTCGTCCACAAGCCGGCTGAGTGGTCCCCCGTCACGGCGGACCTGCTGGCAAAGCTCGCGAAACAGGCCGGCCTGCCCGACGGCGTGCTCAACACCGTGCACGGCATGGGCGAGGAGGCCGGCAAGGCGCTGACCGAGCATCCCGCGATCAAGGCGATCGGCTTTGTCGGCGAGAGCGCGACCGGCTCCGCGATCATGGCGCAGGGCGCGCCCACCCTGAAGCGCGTGCATTTCGAGCTCGGCGGCAAGAACCCAGTGATCGTGTTCGACGACGCCGATCTCGACCGGGCGCTGGATGCGGTGGTCTTCATGATCTACTCGCTCAACGGCGAGCGCTGCACCTCGTCGAGCCGGCTATTGGTCCAGCAAGGCATTGCCGACAAGTTCATCGAGAAGCTCACGGCGCGTGTGAAGGCCCTGAAGGTCGGCCACCCCCTCGACCCCGCCACCGAAATCGGGCCGCTGATCCATGAACGGCACCTCGCCAAAGTCTGCAGCTATTTCGACGTGGCGAAAAAGGACGGCGCCACCATTGCGGTCGGCGGCAAGCCGCATGACGGCCCCGGCGGCGGGCATTACGTGCAGCCGACGCTGGTCACGTCAGCGCATTCAAAAATGCGGGTGGCGCAGGAGGAAGTGTTCGGCCCGTTCCTGACCGTGATCCCGTTCAAGGACGAGAAGGACGCGATCGAGATCGCCAACGGCGTCCAATACGGCCTGACCGGCTATGTCTGGACCGGCGACATGGGCCGCGCGCTGCGCGTCGCCGACGCGCTGGAGGCCGGCATGATCTGGCTCAACTCCGAAAACGTCCGCCATCTGCCGACGCCGTTCGGCGGCATGAAATCGTCAGGCATCGGCCGCGACGGCGGCGACTACTCGTTCGACTTCTACATGGAGACCAAGCACGTCTCGCTCGCGCGTGGGACGCATAAGATTCAGAAGCTGGGAATCTAG
- the hpaD gene encoding 3,4-dihydroxyphenylacetate 2,3-dioxygenase, with the protein MPVPTHIFDPPFNIIRCSHAVLDVTDLAKSRAFYENTVGLHVEDSDDKAVYLRGSEEHQHHSLVLKKAPVAACSRLGFKVGNDGDLDKAASFFSENGIAYAFAEQPFQGRTLQFTDPAGFQLELYATMDKRPHLLRRYDLYKGCHPQRLDHFNVFAPEVQNTVDFYARLGFRLTEYGEEDGPNGRIAAAWMHRKGNVHDFAITNGRGPRLHHIAYWTPTAMNILHLCDVMASSGYLKNIERGPGRHGISNAFFLYVRDPDGHRLELYTSDYFTGDHDHEPLRWSLKDPRRQTLWGAPAPRSWFEEGTPFTGQAVREPAFVADVTIAD; encoded by the coding sequence ATGCCGGTGCCGACACATATCTTCGACCCGCCCTTCAACATCATCCGCTGCAGCCACGCCGTGCTCGACGTGACGGACCTCGCCAAGAGCCGCGCCTTCTACGAGAACACCGTCGGCCTCCATGTCGAGGACAGCGACGACAAGGCGGTGTACCTGCGCGGCAGCGAGGAGCATCAGCATCACTCGCTGGTCTTGAAGAAGGCCCCTGTTGCGGCCTGCAGCCGGCTCGGCTTCAAGGTCGGCAATGACGGCGATCTCGACAAGGCCGCCAGCTTCTTTTCCGAGAACGGCATTGCCTACGCCTTCGCCGAGCAGCCGTTCCAGGGCCGCACGCTGCAGTTCACCGACCCGGCCGGCTTCCAGCTCGAACTCTATGCGACGATGGACAAGCGCCCGCATCTGCTCAGGCGCTACGACCTATATAAAGGCTGCCATCCGCAGCGGCTCGACCATTTCAACGTCTTTGCGCCCGAGGTGCAGAACACGGTCGACTTCTACGCCCGGCTCGGCTTCCGGCTGACCGAATATGGCGAGGAAGACGGGCCGAACGGGCGGATCGCGGCGGCCTGGATGCACCGCAAGGGCAATGTCCATGACTTCGCCATCACCAATGGCCGTGGCCCTCGCCTGCACCATATTGCCTATTGGACGCCGACCGCGATGAACATCCTGCATCTCTGCGACGTCATGGCCTCGAGCGGCTATCTGAAGAACATCGAGCGCGGCCCGGGCCGCCACGGCATCTCGAACGCGTTCTTTCTCTATGTCCGCGACCCCGACGGCCATCGCCTCGAGCTCTACACCAGCGACTATTTTACGGGCGATCACGACCACGAACCGCTGCGCTGGTCGCTGAAGGACCCGCGCCGGCAGACGCTGTGGGGCGCGCCCGCGCCGCGCTCCTGGTTCGAGGAGGGTACGCCCTTCACCGGGCAGGCCGTGCGCGAGCCAGCCTTTGTCGCCGACGTCACGATTGCGGATTAG
- a CDS encoding molybdate ABC transporter substrate-binding protein, translated as MSKSSPKSVAILLSAAFIMTHTSSLQAAELKVIAGGSMTTSMNALAAPFEKASGHKLSIHFDSTPNIIARVNSGTPFDVVVVPVDVFKDIAAKARFAPGPTVDIARVGYGVIVRAGAPKPDISTPDAFKKALLAAPSIAFLPASAAGAYVTKVFERLGIAEEMKAKTKVQAAPALIAPAVAKGEAELGVFLTNVLVAPGVELVGPFPGELQQELVFTSAVAADTKEADAAKALIDYLRTQEATAVIKAAGMTPG; from the coding sequence ATGAGCAAGTCGTCGCCGAAATCCGTCGCAATCCTGCTGTCTGCTGCGTTCATCATGACCCACACTTCCTCGCTTCAAGCCGCCGAACTCAAGGTTATCGCCGGTGGATCGATGACCACGTCCATGAATGCCCTTGCCGCGCCGTTCGAGAAGGCGTCCGGCCATAAGCTGTCGATCCATTTCGATTCCACGCCCAACATCATCGCCCGGGTAAACTCCGGCACGCCGTTCGACGTGGTCGTCGTTCCCGTCGACGTCTTCAAGGACATCGCGGCCAAAGCGCGCTTTGCGCCCGGGCCGACCGTCGATATTGCCCGCGTCGGCTATGGCGTCATCGTTCGCGCGGGCGCGCCAAAGCCCGACATTTCGACGCCCGATGCCTTCAAGAAGGCCCTGCTCGCAGCGCCGTCCATCGCCTTCCTGCCCGCAAGCGCCGCCGGCGCCTATGTAACAAAGGTGTTTGAGCGTCTTGGCATCGCGGAAGAAATGAAGGCCAAGACCAAGGTGCAGGCGGCACCGGCCCTGATCGCGCCGGCCGTTGCCAAGGGCGAGGCCGAGCTTGGTGTGTTCCTGACGAATGTCCTGGTCGCGCCCGGCGTCGAACTCGTCGGCCCATTCCCGGGTGAGCTGCAGCAGGAGCTGGTGTTCACCTCGGCGGTCGCCGCCGACACCAAGGAGGCCGACGCCGCCAAGGCATTGATCGACTATCTCAGGACACAAGAAGCCACCGCCGTCATCAAGGCTGCCGGCATGACGCCGGGCTAA
- a CDS encoding fumarylacetoacetate hydrolase family protein, producing the protein MTNSRLATYSIGGVTKYGAVTDAGIVDLSARFGKEYPTLREVIAAGALTKLADEGARQQPDHALDVISWQPPIPSPEKIICIGVNYPDRNAEYKDGQDAPKYPSMFMRTPRSFVGHNVPLVRPRASAQLDYEGELVLVIGKAGRHIKESDALDHIAAVTLCNEGTIRDWVRHAKFNVTQGKNFDSTGSLGPWLVPYTAESQIADIRLTTRVNGETRQDDRTGRLIFGFRYLINYLSTFTTLVPGDVIVTGTPTGAGARFDPPRYLKPGDVIEVEADGVGVLKNGVIDEA; encoded by the coding sequence ATGACCAATTCCCGTCTCGCGACCTATTCCATTGGCGGCGTCACCAAATATGGCGCCGTGACCGATGCAGGAATCGTCGATCTCTCCGCGCGTTTCGGAAAGGAATATCCGACGCTGCGCGAGGTCATCGCAGCCGGCGCGCTGACAAAACTCGCCGACGAAGGCGCGCGGCAGCAGCCGGACCACGCGCTCGATGTGATCAGCTGGCAGCCACCGATCCCCTCGCCGGAAAAGATCATCTGCATCGGCGTCAACTACCCGGACCGCAACGCCGAGTACAAGGACGGCCAGGACGCCCCGAAATATCCGAGCATGTTCATGCGGACGCCGCGTTCCTTCGTCGGCCACAATGTGCCGCTGGTCCGCCCGCGCGCCTCGGCACAGCTCGATTACGAAGGCGAACTGGTGCTGGTCATTGGCAAGGCCGGCCGACATATCAAGGAGAGCGATGCGCTGGACCACATCGCCGCGGTCACGCTCTGCAACGAAGGCACCATCCGCGACTGGGTGCGCCACGCCAAGTTCAACGTCACGCAGGGCAAGAACTTTGATTCCACCGGCAGCCTCGGGCCGTGGCTTGTGCCCTACACCGCCGAAAGCCAGATCGCCGACATCCGCCTCACCACGCGGGTCAATGGCGAGACGCGGCAGGACGACCGCACGGGACGATTGATCTTCGGCTTCCGCTATCTCATTAACTACCTCTCGACCTTCACCACGCTGGTGCCCGGTGACGTCATCGTGACGGGAACTCCGACCGGCGCCGGTGCGCGGTTCGACCCGCCGCGCTATCTGAAACCAGGCGACGTCATCGAGGTCGAAGCCGACGGCGTCGGCGTGCTGAAAAACGGCGTGATCGACGAAGCCTGA